The Geoalkalibacter subterraneus genome contains the following window.
GAAACCAGCCTCGGTCAGCTGTTTGTTCAGCTCCTGTGCGGCTTTTTCGCTTCGGGGAGCAAGGGCGATGTTCTGGTCGGCGGTGAGAGCCAGAAATCCTTCCGTATGCAGGGCGGCAAGGTCGACAAGGTTGCGGAAAGCGGTCGTGTCGAGGTCTCCTGCGAAGATGGGGGCGGTTACGGTTTCCAGGTTCGTGCCGGGTGCCGGTGCGGCATCGAGGCCGCCCGCGATAAGCGTCGCAGATGCGCTGCCTTGCTCCTGTTGCAGGAGGCGTCGAAAGGTGCTTTCCCCCTGGGTGCGCAGCAGGTATTTGAGGCGGCGTGGCGGCGCAGTGTGTTTGCGATAGGTGCGCACCACCGCTTCGATCAGTGGAATGATCCGCTTTTCCGTCACCTTTTCTTCCAACAGAATCGCCGCCTGCGGTTCACGCCCCAGTCCGCCGCCGACCCAGACATCGTAAAGATTTTCCTCCTGGTGCGCTTCGACCAGAACCAGCCCGACATCCTGAATCAGATGGCGGGCGTTCTGATAGCCGTCTTCCACCGCGATTTTGAATTTTTTGGGCAGCCCTTCGAAATGAGGGTTGCCGGCGAAGTGGCGGTGCAGACGTCGCGCCAAGGCCTGGGTTGTGCCAAAATGGGGCGAGAAGCTGGTGCTGCAGGTGATGCCGCGCACCGCGCCGCCGCAGGCGCCGCGGCTGGTGAGTCCTACCGACGCAAGTCCGCGGCCGATCGAGGGAAGATCTTCAATCTGGACCCTGTGCAGCTCGATACTGCCACGAGTGGTCAGGTGAAGACGTCCACCCGCAAAAGAGTCGGCCAGCTCGGCCACCTGCCCGGCCTGCGCCACCGACAGCACCCCGGCCGGAACCTTGATGCGCAGCATCAGTTCGTCCTGATCGTTCATGCGGTAGACGCCGTCAAGGCGAAGCTTATGAAAATCGACGGCGGGTTTTTGGGGAGTGGCTGAGGTCATGGGGAGCGATCCTTTCGGGTTTTTGTTTCTGTTTTTCCGGTGGCGGCGGGTAGGGGCGCAGCATGCTGCGCCCCTACAGGTCCAACGACCGGACCAGGTGTTCGGCCTGTTCCGTGGGTGTTGCCTGATTGTCAATCGTTACCACGTTGTCGTGATCGGAAACGTTCTCTGGCGCGGCACCTCGGATTTCTGTGAAATCGCCGGGTGCGAAGCGGGAGCGAAGGTGATCCGCGCCGATTTCGCCGCCCTGCACCAGGACAATCAGTCCGGCATTATAGAGCAGGCTTGCGGTCTCGGCGAGACTCTCTTCTCCCGCGCCCTGGCTAACTAATGGCATGCTGTGCCGGCCGAGGCTGTGCAGCCTTTTTTCCACCAGAGACGGCAATTGGGGATCAAGGCGATTATCAAACCATAACACCTTTGCCTTCTGGTTTTTGAGGGCGGCGCGGGCTTCCCGGTTGATTTCGATCTCCGGCCAGCCTTGTCGTGACGAGCGCAGGGGCTGATGAATCATGCCGGCACCGACGGTGGCATTGGTCACCCGGTCGATCAGGATGAAGCTGCCGGTGGCGCGGTTCTCCCGGTAGGAGTCGAAGGAAACCGGCTTTGCGGCTCTCAGGCGGCAGACACCGATTTCGTTCAGGGCGAGGCTGTTGCCTGACTCCTGCTGCAGGGAGTTGACATTGACTTTGAACCTGAGTTCCTCGATCCGCGCCGGCGACAGGGAGGCGCCCGCCTTGAGGAGATAGTCGCGTCCGGGAACAAGCGCCTCTTCATGCAGCCAGACCAGCTTGGCTTCGAAATGGTCTTCGAAATGGGGCCGCTCCTGTGGCGCGGCCAGCGTTTCGCCGCGGCTGATATCGATCTCGTCTTCCAGGGTCAGGGTCACCGCCTGTCCGGCTACGGCGCGCGCAAGGTCGCCATCCATGGTGACGATGCGCGCGACGCGGCTTTTCTGCCCGGACGAGGTCACCACGACGGGATCGCCGGGGTGGATGACGCCTGCGGCGATGGTTCCGCAGAAACCGCGGAAATCGAGATCGGGGCGGTTGACCCACTGCACGCGCATGCGGAACGGGTTGCCCTGGGCGTTGTCGGCGACCTGCACATTCTCCAGGTACTCCATCAGGCTCGGCCCCTGGTACCAGGGAGTAGCGGGGCTTGCGGCGATAACGTTGTCGCCGTTGAGAGCGGAGATGGGGATCGGGCGGATCTCTTCAAATCCCAGGGATGCCGCGAAGCCCTGGTACTCCCGCAGGATCTCGTTGAAGCGCTGTTCTCTGTAGTCGACCAGGTCCATCTTGTTGATGGCCAGCACCACATGGCGGATGCCCACCAGCGAGGTCAGATAGCTGTGCCGGCGGGTCTGGGTCAGCACGCCTTTACGGGCGTCGACCAGGATCACCGCCACCTGGGCGTTGGATGCACCGGTGACCATGTTGCGGGTGTACTGCTCGTGTCCCGGCGTGTCGGCCACGATGAACTTGCGCTTGTCGGTGGAGAAGAAGCGGTAGGCGACATCGATGGTGATCCCCTGCTCGCGCTCGGCCTCGAGGCCGTCGAGCAGCAGCGCGTAGTCGATGTTCTGCCCCTGGGTGCCGACCCGCCTGCTGTCGGCCTCGAGAGCGGTGAGTTGATCTTCGAAGATCATCTTCGAATCCCACAGCAGGCGTCCGATCAGCGTGCTTTTGCCGTCGTCGACACTGCCGCAGGTGATAAAACGCAGCATCCCCTTTTCCTCCTGCTGTTTGAGGTAGGCGTGGATGTCGCGGGCGATCAGTTCGGATTGATGGGCCATGTGAAAACTCCGTTTTCAAGGGACGCGGGACGAGTCATGCGGGACGCGGTTCGATCTTAAAGCTCTTCCTCGTCCCGCGCCCCTCGTTCCGCGTCCCGTTTTAAAAATACCCTTCCTGCTTCTTCTTCTCCATCGATCCCGACTGGTCGTAGTCGATGGCCCGCCCCTGGCGTTCGCTGGTGCGGGTCAGCAGCATCTCCTGGATAATTTCCGGCAGGGTCGCTGCGGTGGATTCCACCGCGCCGGTCAGGGGATAGCAGCCGAGGGTGCGAAAACGCACCGACCTGTGCTCGATTTTCTCGCCCGGCCGCAGCTCCAGCCGGTCGTCGTCGACCATGATCAACATGCCGTCGCGCTCCACCACCGGCCGCTCCTTGGAGAAATAGAGAGGCACGATGGGAATCTCCTCGAGGTAGATGTATTGCCAGATGTCGAGTTCGGTCCAGTTGGACAGGGGGAAGGCGCGGATGCTCTCTCCCTTGCGCACGCGGGCGTTGTAGATGTTCCACAACTCCGGGCGCTGGTTTTTCGGATCCCAGCGGTGGCTTTCGGTGCGGAAGGAGAAGATGCGCTCCTTGGCCCGCGACTTCTCTTCATCACGGCGTGCCCCGCCGAAAGCGGCGTCAAACCTGTATTTGTCGAGAGCCTGCTTGAGGGCTTCCGTTTTCATAATGTCGGTGTGCACGGTCGAACCGTGTACAAAGGGGCTGATTCCCTGGCGCACCCCTTCTTCGTTGATATGCACCAGCAGGTCAAAGCCGCACTCATGCGCCATTCTGTCGCGGAATTCGATCATCTCGCGAAACTTCCAGGTGGTATCCACATGCAGTAGCGGAAACGGAGGCTTGGCGGGGTAGAAGGCCTTGCGCGCCAAGTGCAGCATGACCGCCGAATCCTTGCCGATGGAGTAGAGCATGACCGGATTTTCAAACTCCGCCACGACCTCGCGCAGGATATGGATGCTTTCGGCTTCAAGTTGTTGCAGATGAGTCAGTTGCATGGGGTTCTCCTTCATTGGGACCTGCTGTGCAGGCCGCATTCCTTGTGTTCCGGGGATTCCCACCACCAGCGCCCGGCGCGTTCATCTTCACCCGGCTCGATGGCGCGGGTGCAGGGGGCACAGCCGATGGAGGGGTACCCCTGGCGATGCAGGCGGTTGACCGGAATGTGACGCTGCTTGGCGTAGGCCCAGACCTTTTCGGCGCTCCAGAACGCCAGCGGATTGATCTTGATGATGCCTCCGTGCGCGGTGTCGATCTCCAGCGGTTCGATCTCTCCGCGGGTCGCGCCTTGTCCCCGACGCATGCCGGTAATCCAGCCGTCCAGTCCTTTCAGGGCACGCTGCAATGGTTCGACCTTGCGAATGCGGCAGCACTCTTTGCGGTTTTCAAGGCTGTTGCGAAATGAGAACAGCCCCTTTTCCCGTTCCAACTTTTCTACGGCTTCACGCTCAGGAAAGTACCAGTCGATCGTGACACCGTAGCGGACACTGATGGCTTCGGCGGTTTCGTAGGTTTCTTCGTTGAGCCTGCCGGTGTCGAGGGCGAAAATCCTGGTTTCGGGAGCGATCTCCTGCAGCAGGTCGATAATCACCACATCTTCCACGCTGAAGGAGCAGGCCAGGGCAACGGGTCCTTCTGCCGCGGCAAGGCCGCCGCGCAAAATGTCCGCTGGATGATTGAGTGTAGTGAAGCGGGGTACGGATATTGTTTCTGTCGTAGGGTTGTTCATGGGGAATCCTCCGCCCTGGTGAGCCCGGTCTATTCCTGGATGATCCGGGTTCATTTATTTAAATGCTGTATTCGGGCTCTTTGCGCTCACGCCCATAGGGAATGCGGTTTCACAGGCGCTCGTGACCGAAATAGATGAAAAACTTAACCACCGTGTCCGCCAGTCCCACCGTTGCGGCGAAGCTGCCTTCACCGGTCCAGGCATAAACCAGGCTCGAAGTGAGGACGACGGCGAGCAAACGCCAGGAAACTGCTTTAGCCCGACTTCGTTGTGTTGTTTTCATGAGGCAACATCTGTGGTTAGGTAAAGAATTAAAACTGTAAAAAT
Protein-coding sequences here:
- a CDS encoding phosphoadenylyl-sulfate reductase: MNNPTTETISVPRFTTLNHPADILRGGLAAAEGPVALACSFSVEDVVIIDLLQEIAPETRIFALDTGRLNEETYETAEAISVRYGVTIDWYFPEREAVEKLEREKGLFSFRNSLENRKECCRIRKVEPLQRALKGLDGWITGMRRGQGATRGEIEPLEIDTAHGGIIKINPLAFWSAEKVWAYAKQRHIPVNRLHRQGYPSIGCAPCTRAIEPGEDERAGRWWWESPEHKECGLHSRSQ
- a CDS encoding nitrite/sulfite reductase, which translates into the protein MTSATPQKPAVDFHKLRLDGVYRMNDQDELMLRIKVPAGVLSVAQAGQVAELADSFAGGRLHLTTRGSIELHRVQIEDLPSIGRGLASVGLTSRGACGGAVRGITCSTSFSPHFGTTQALARRLHRHFAGNPHFEGLPKKFKIAVEDGYQNARHLIQDVGLVLVEAHQEENLYDVWVGGGLGREPQAAILLEEKVTEKRIIPLIEAVVRTYRKHTAPPRRLKYLLRTQGESTFRRLLQQEQGSASATLIAGGLDAAPAPGTNLETVTAPIFAGDLDTTAFRNLVDLAALHTEGFLALTADQNIALAPRSEKAAQELNKQLTEAGFNKAAPEQRTTFRVCVGNHACRMGLCATREVARQALARMPETARDLDWAISGCPNSCSQPQLADFGIVTSSLVKDENGVRQPRFDLYRRTDKNLGEKIKTGLSLSDLMLTLKQAL
- the cysD gene encoding sulfate adenylyltransferase subunit CysD; this encodes MQLTHLQQLEAESIHILREVVAEFENPVMLYSIGKDSAVMLHLARKAFYPAKPPFPLLHVDTTWKFREMIEFRDRMAHECGFDLLVHINEEGVRQGISPFVHGSTVHTDIMKTEALKQALDKYRFDAAFGGARRDEEKSRAKERIFSFRTESHRWDPKNQRPELWNIYNARVRKGESIRAFPLSNWTELDIWQYIYLEEIPIVPLYFSKERPVVERDGMLIMVDDDRLELRPGEKIEHRSVRFRTLGCYPLTGAVESTAATLPEIIQEMLLTRTSERQGRAIDYDQSGSMEKKKQEGYF
- a CDS encoding DUF2061 domain-containing protein, coding for MKTTQRSRAKAVSWRLLAVVLTSSLVYAWTGEGSFAATVGLADTVVKFFIYFGHERL
- the cysN gene encoding sulfate adenylyltransferase subunit CysN translates to MAHQSELIARDIHAYLKQQEEKGMLRFITCGSVDDGKSTLIGRLLWDSKMIFEDQLTALEADSRRVGTQGQNIDYALLLDGLEAEREQGITIDVAYRFFSTDKRKFIVADTPGHEQYTRNMVTGASNAQVAVILVDARKGVLTQTRRHSYLTSLVGIRHVVLAINKMDLVDYREQRFNEILREYQGFAASLGFEEIRPIPISALNGDNVIAASPATPWYQGPSLMEYLENVQVADNAQGNPFRMRVQWVNRPDLDFRGFCGTIAAGVIHPGDPVVVTSSGQKSRVARIVTMDGDLARAVAGQAVTLTLEDEIDISRGETLAAPQERPHFEDHFEAKLVWLHEEALVPGRDYLLKAGASLSPARIEELRFKVNVNSLQQESGNSLALNEIGVCRLRAAKPVSFDSYRENRATGSFILIDRVTNATVGAGMIHQPLRSSRQGWPEIEINREARAALKNQKAKVLWFDNRLDPQLPSLVEKRLHSLGRHSMPLVSQGAGEESLAETASLLYNAGLIVLVQGGEIGADHLRSRFAPGDFTEIRGAAPENVSDHDNVVTIDNQATPTEQAEHLVRSLDL